Below is a genomic region from Bradyrhizobium sp. 1(2017).
ACCGCAGCCCCGCCGTGCAATTGGCTGCGCGGGATGAGAAGGTCGCGGTGCTGAACAAGCCGCTGAAGCCGGCTTCGCTCCGCGCCCTGCTCGGCCAGTGGCGCACGCAGCAGATGGTGGCGGCGGAGTAGGACGCGCCCGGTCAATAGTCAGTCGAGACGCTGAGAGTACGCCACTTCTCCAGCTCTTCGAGACGGAGCCGATCCGTCGCCGCGATGGCATTCACGGCGTCGCTGCCGAACGCGATGCGCAGAGGCGGACGATCCATGCCCGCGAGCTTCAAGACGACGGCTGCGGCCTTGGCGGGGTCGCCGGGCTGGCGGCCATCGTAATCGCGCTGCATCCTGATTGCGGCGCCGACGACGGCGTCGTACTCCGGGCGTCCTTCGTCCGTCGCATGCGCGGCCTGGGCAAAGCCCGTCCTGAAGCCGCCGGGCTCCACGATTGTCACGTGCACGCCGATCAGCGCCATCTCGCGCGCCAGCGATTCCGAGAAGCCCTCGATTCCCCATTTCGCGGCCGAGTAGGCCGCGCGTGCGGGGGCACCGATCCGGCCGCCGACGGACGAGACCTGCACGATGTGCCCGTGGCGCTGCCGCCGCAGCACCGGGATCGCCGCCTTGGTGACGATGATGGTGCCGATCAGGTTGGCCTCGATCTGTCGCCGGAACGAGTCCAGGCTCGTGTCCTCGACCGATCCGAGGTCGCCGTAACCGGCATTGTTCACGACCACATCGACGCCGCCAAATGCTTCCACGGCAAGACCGACCGCCGCATGCGCTGCCGCCTCGTCGGTCACGTCGAGCGTTGCAAGCCGAAGCCTTTCGCCGAAACGCGCAAGCAGCGGGTCAAGCGGCTTTGGATCCCGGGCCGAAGCAAGCACACGATCACCCGCCGTGAGTGCGGCTTCCACGATGGCGCGGCCAAGACCGCGCGAGGCGCCGCTGACGAACCATATCTTCGACATCTCGATCTCCAGTTGGCCTTAAGGAGCCAGACGCGTGAAGACGTAGTCTCGGCTCTTCGCCCGCGCGTCGTGGCAGGCGAAGCAGGTGCGGTGCTGGGCCTCGTCCACCGGCTTGCCGTTGATGAAGCGGCCGAAACCCCAGCCGCCGGTGGCGGCATATTTCTTGGAATCCTTCACCATCACCTGGACCGTGGTGGCGGCCCCGGGGATCGTCGCGGACGCGAACTCAGGCGACTGCTTTCGCTTCCAGGCGCGCTTGACCAGAATGGTGCCGTCGGGGAACGGAAGCTTGCCGGCTTGATACGCATCGATTGCGGTCTGGTTGCCGATCACGGCGCGAAGCTCGTCGAGCGGCGCGGCCTCTTCGGCCGGTGCGATCAGTTCCCACTGCCTGTAGCCCGGCGGAATCGTGACGCCGAAGATCGGCGAGGCGTCGGCTGCGCTCTGCTCCGCCGGGCCCTCCGCGGAGGCGATCGTGACGAGAT
It encodes:
- a CDS encoding cytochrome P460 family protein, whose amino-acid sequence is MTPAEPEKKKSRYATMIVLAVILIVVLLTCVPYLVTIASAEGPAEQSAADASPIFGVTIPPGYRQWELIAPAEEAAPLDELRAVIGNQTAIDAYQAGKLPFPDGTILVKRAWKRKQSPEFASATIPGAATTVQVMVKDSKKYAATGGWGFGRFINGKPVDEAQHRTCFACHDARAKSRDYVFTRLAP
- a CDS encoding SDR family NAD(P)-dependent oxidoreductase, which produces MSKIWFVSGASRGLGRAIVEAALTAGDRVLASARDPKPLDPLLARFGERLRLATLDVTDEAAAHAAVGLAVEAFGGVDVVVNNAGYGDLGSVEDTSLDSFRRQIEANLIGTIIVTKAAIPVLRRQRHGHIVQVSSVGGRIGAPARAAYSAAKWGIEGFSESLAREMALIGVHVTIVEPGGFRTGFAQAAHATDEGRPEYDAVVGAAIRMQRDYDGRQPGDPAKAAAVVLKLAGMDRPPLRIAFGSDAVNAIAATDRLRLEELEKWRTLSVSTDY